A stretch of Gammaproteobacteria bacterium DNA encodes these proteins:
- a CDS encoding wax ester/triacylglycerol synthase family O-acyltransferase, whose amino-acid sequence MMLQLAESANLFVSTESDNSYQHTAGLVILNADESPDFCFEKLKSFIGARLGQIPQFRWKLEEAPFGLDLPYWVEDEKFSFERHIHRIAVPAPGDMKALTELAAFLYSHRLDRSRPLWEIWFIEGLQDGRFGLLQKLHHCMMDGQGAQKIGEALCDFAPDPPPRAVPLELSQARTGGAPGELELYARTVGNLAQLPLRSGRHVWSMLRPESSRRSGSDSPGRPRQKALPLPCNGAVGTQRGFVCRSLALGGVKRVKNHFEVSINDVVLALITTTMRNYLLQHDALPEQPVRVNMAVSLRKESDSAASNALTTANIGLPAQCADPVARLRAINDETDAAKRTARSGKSSVFELINSLPPIAVGLITRALTPEMVRSGMNCNFLVSNVKGSTRPMYLAGARIEAMYPISLLVNGVGLNFTCVSYVDKIDFGITCDPELVPDAWAIAEGLDEALREYLQLAGNAAGRRTGTRSRARPVRTTAKAGTTAKRAKAGKS is encoded by the coding sequence ATGATGTTGCAACTAGCCGAGTCCGCAAACCTCTTTGTCAGCACCGAGAGCGACAACTCGTACCAGCACACCGCAGGTCTGGTGATCCTGAATGCGGACGAATCCCCCGATTTCTGTTTCGAGAAGCTCAAGTCGTTCATCGGCGCGCGTCTGGGGCAGATCCCCCAGTTTCGCTGGAAGCTCGAGGAAGCTCCTTTTGGGCTGGACCTGCCGTATTGGGTCGAGGACGAGAAATTCAGCTTCGAGCGACACATTCACCGGATCGCGGTGCCCGCACCCGGCGATATGAAGGCCCTCACCGAACTCGCGGCCTTCCTGTACAGCCATCGCCTCGATCGCTCGCGGCCACTGTGGGAGATCTGGTTCATCGAGGGATTGCAGGACGGGCGTTTCGGCCTGCTGCAGAAGCTGCACCATTGCATGATGGACGGGCAGGGCGCGCAGAAGATCGGCGAGGCGCTGTGTGATTTCGCGCCGGACCCGCCGCCGCGCGCGGTGCCGCTCGAGTTGTCGCAGGCACGGACCGGCGGTGCGCCGGGTGAACTCGAGCTCTATGCGCGCACGGTGGGCAATCTGGCGCAGCTTCCGCTGCGCAGCGGACGGCATGTGTGGTCGATGCTGCGTCCGGAGAGCTCGCGGCGCTCCGGTTCGGACTCGCCAGGGAGGCCCCGGCAAAAAGCGCTGCCGCTACCCTGCAACGGGGCGGTCGGCACGCAGCGTGGGTTTGTTTGCCGCTCGCTGGCGCTTGGCGGCGTAAAGCGGGTAAAGAATCATTTCGAGGTGTCGATCAACGATGTGGTGCTGGCGCTCATCACGACAACGATGCGCAACTACCTGCTGCAGCACGACGCGCTGCCGGAGCAGCCGGTTCGGGTGAACATGGCGGTGTCGCTGCGCAAGGAGAGCGATTCGGCGGCGAGCAACGCGCTGACCACGGCCAATATCGGCCTGCCTGCCCAATGCGCCGATCCGGTCGCGCGATTGCGCGCAATCAACGACGAGACCGATGCGGCGAAACGCACGGCGCGCAGCGGGAAATCCTCGGTGTTCGAACTGATCAACTCATTGCCGCCGATCGCGGTGGGGTTGATCACCCGTGCGCTGACACCGGAAATGGTGCGTTCCGGCATGAACTGCAACTTCCTGGTCTCCAACGTGAAGGGCAGCACCAGGCCGATGTATCTCGCCGGCGCGCGGATCGAGGCGATGTATCCGATCTCGCTGCTCGTCAACGGCGTGGGCCTCAACTTCACCTGCGTCAGCTACGTGGACAAGATCGATTTCGGCATCACCTGCGACCCGGAACTGGTACCCGATGCATGGGCGATCGCGGAGGGCCTGGACGAGGCGTTGCGCGAGTATCTGCAACTGGCTGGAAATGCGGCCGGACGACGCACCGGCACCAGGTCGCGGGCCAGGCCGGTGCGCACCACCGCGAAAGCGGGGACAACGGCAAAACGCGCGAAAGCCGGGAAATCCTGA
- a CDS encoding alpha/beta hydrolase: MNPDPDRSDSSAAAILELPPLTTTRLPGGSVSYRETSGPPGAPAVVLLHGFLATSGLNWMHAYAPLGQHFRVIAPDLCGHGGDAFERRNFTLEHCADDVAALIAILGLKQVIVVGYSMGGMVAQLVARRHGALIGGMVLSGVDWGSREYGRVSKLLSPVFMEATLRLIHLQVCLLRVPVSLLRRLNPGVRSERGALRVAAGEMSGHHPRAIGGATRAITLFRSIEWLGEITVPTTVLVTLRDRLFPQAEQRRMARAVAAQVHEFNGGHVSARLPEYSAALVAACLNVSSRMEGGNKVAGRSKRSSARSPGIHVAA, encoded by the coding sequence ATGAATCCTGATCCGGATCGTTCCGACAGTTCGGCCGCAGCCATCCTGGAGCTGCCGCCGCTGACCACGACCAGACTGCCCGGGGGATCGGTGTCTTACCGGGAAACCAGTGGTCCGCCGGGTGCGCCGGCCGTCGTGCTGCTGCACGGCTTCCTGGCGACGTCGGGGCTCAACTGGATGCACGCTTACGCACCGCTTGGACAGCATTTCCGGGTCATTGCGCCCGATCTGTGCGGTCATGGTGGCGATGCCTTCGAGCGGCGGAACTTCACGCTCGAACACTGCGCGGACGATGTCGCCGCGCTGATTGCGATACTGGGGTTGAAGCAGGTGATCGTCGTCGGCTACTCGATGGGCGGCATGGTGGCCCAGCTCGTGGCGCGGCGCCATGGCGCCCTGATCGGGGGCATGGTTCTCTCGGGCGTGGACTGGGGCTCGCGAGAGTATGGCCGGGTCTCGAAACTGCTCTCCCCCGTGTTCATGGAGGCGACCCTGCGCCTGATACATCTGCAGGTCTGCCTGTTGCGCGTGCCGGTGTCGCTGTTGCGTCGCTTGAACCCGGGAGTGCGGAGCGAGCGCGGTGCGCTCCGCGTGGCCGCCGGTGAAATGAGCGGTCACCACCCCAGGGCGATCGGCGGTGCGACGCGCGCGATCACGCTGTTTCGCAGCATCGAGTGGCTCGGCGAGATCACGGTGCCGACGACCGTGCTGGTCACGCTGCGCGACCGGCTGTTTCCACAGGCGGAGCAGCGTCGGATGGCCCGGGCCGTCGCGGCGCAGGTGCACGAATTCAACGGTGGCCACGTCTCGGCGCGCTTGCCGGAGTATTCGGCCGCCCTCGTTGCGGCCTGCCTGAACGTGAGTTCGCGAATGGAAGGCGGCAACAAGGTAGCCGGCAGAAGTAAGCGGTCTTCAGCGCGCAGCCCGGGCATCCATGTTGCGGCTTAG
- a CDS encoding wax ester/triacylglycerol synthase family O-acyltransferase codes for MLRLSGQDAYFLYQETQTTPMHTLKILVGRPTGERVPTFSEIKQAISASLDNMPGFRRRIVGVPFGLHHPVAIEDPEFDIDLHVHRLAAPAPGGASELDEVIAQISSYPLDRSRPLWDLWMIEGLANGRVAYVAKVHHAIADGQASVNQLERILGSARRELPDAPVKQWQPESVPSMGRLIADALRDQLGDIRRLPGLIGKTLQSLHRVYLRIRTGPLDITLPSDAPVTPFNRSLCGQRDFASVHFALADFKAIKAGLGGTVNDAVLAVVAGALRDYLLARQQLPAKPLVASIPAAGIEDDGARRTFGNRASGIMVYLRTDLADPLQRYAATREAMSASKELLELLGRNTFHSWASYVPPLLYTLAQRLKVHFRIAERGARTMNLIVSNVPGPRYGEPMMDFEVEELYSGGPLLEGVALNITVWSFRDQLSFGLVACRKAVPDLHDLAQGLVMQHNVLLQLAERHGA; via the coding sequence ATGTTGCGGCTTAGCGGCCAGGATGCGTATTTCCTCTACCAGGAAACGCAGACCACGCCGATGCACACGCTGAAGATCCTGGTGGGCAGGCCAACGGGGGAACGGGTTCCGACATTCAGCGAAATCAAGCAGGCGATCAGCGCCAGCCTTGACAATATGCCGGGCTTCAGACGCCGCATCGTCGGGGTTCCGTTCGGTTTGCATCATCCGGTGGCCATCGAGGATCCGGAATTCGACATCGATCTCCATGTGCACCGTCTCGCCGCGCCGGCACCCGGCGGCGCCAGCGAGCTCGACGAGGTGATCGCGCAGATTTCCTCGTATCCACTCGATCGCTCGCGGCCCCTGTGGGATCTGTGGATGATCGAGGGGCTGGCAAACGGCCGTGTCGCCTACGTCGCAAAAGTACATCATGCCATTGCCGACGGACAGGCCTCGGTCAACCAGCTTGAACGGATCCTGGGTTCCGCGCGGCGCGAGCTGCCGGATGCTCCGGTAAAGCAGTGGCAGCCCGAGTCGGTTCCCTCGATGGGTCGGCTCATCGCCGATGCGCTGCGCGATCAGTTGGGCGATATAAGGCGCCTGCCCGGGCTGATCGGCAAGACACTGCAAAGCCTGCACCGGGTCTACCTGCGCATTCGCACCGGACCGCTCGATATTACGCTCCCATCCGACGCTCCCGTCACGCCCTTCAACCGATCCCTGTGTGGGCAGCGCGATTTCGCGAGCGTGCACTTTGCCCTGGCCGACTTCAAGGCCATCAAGGCGGGCCTGGGCGGAACCGTCAACGATGCGGTGCTTGCAGTGGTGGCAGGGGCGCTGCGCGACTACCTGCTTGCCCGGCAGCAGCTGCCCGCAAAACCGCTCGTGGCATCGATACCGGCAGCCGGGATCGAGGATGATGGCGCCCGGCGGACGTTCGGCAACAGGGCTTCGGGGATCATGGTTTACCTGCGCACCGATCTCGCAGATCCATTGCAGCGCTATGCGGCTACGCGTGAGGCCATGAGCGCAAGCAAGGAACTGCTCGAACTGCTGGGACGCAACACCTTTCACAGTTGGGCGAGCTATGTTCCGCCGCTGCTCTACACGCTGGCGCAACGTCTCAAGGTGCATTTCCGTATCGCGGAACGCGGCGCGCGCACCATGAACCTGATCGTGTCGAACGTACCGGGACCGCGTTACGGCGAGCCGATGATGGATTTCGAGGTCGAGGAACTCTACTCCGGAGGCCCCCTGCTCGAGGGGGTCGCGCTCAATATCACCGTCTGGAGCTTTCGGGATCAACTGAGTTTTGGGCTCGTGGCCTGCCGCAAGGCGGTGCCTGACCTGCACGACCTGGCGCAGGGGCTTGTCATGCAGCACAACGTGCTGCTGCAGTTGGCCGAGCGGCACGGCGCATGA
- a CDS encoding alpha/beta fold hydrolase, translated as MSTTHTWTVIDKRRNRKLAVAITGKRGLPFVWGHALQCSMQADEASTIFDWPGLATTVQLIRYDARAHGESCAEHDPQACRWESLARDMWRVAEDCGANTAVLGGASMGCATALHAAMLHPERVLGLVLVIPPTAWELRPRQARAYRIMARVVRFTGRLPFRLAASMLGKATPGTPLRAMARAVVRELATRDPRNVEAAFNGAALSDLPSPDGLVRLDMPTLILAWQNDTAHPIGVAQRLASLLPDATLVVAENDAAIRRWPEEVARFLDSIRRQRSKARARVRRRQVAGNMHASPIASLSRP; from the coding sequence ATGAGCACGACCCACACGTGGACGGTGATCGACAAACGCCGCAACCGCAAGCTGGCGGTGGCGATCACCGGCAAGCGCGGCTTGCCCTTCGTCTGGGGGCACGCGCTGCAGTGCAGCATGCAGGCAGATGAAGCCAGCACCATATTTGACTGGCCGGGGCTCGCAACCACCGTGCAGCTGATTCGCTACGACGCGCGAGCGCACGGCGAGTCCTGCGCCGAGCACGATCCGCAGGCTTGCCGCTGGGAGTCGCTGGCCCGCGACATGTGGCGGGTGGCCGAGGACTGTGGCGCGAACACCGCCGTGCTCGGAGGTGCCTCGATGGGATGCGCCACGGCGCTGCATGCCGCGATGCTGCATCCCGAGCGGGTACTGGGTCTGGTGCTGGTCATTCCGCCGACCGCATGGGAACTGCGGCCACGCCAGGCCCGGGCATACCGGATCATGGCGCGAGTGGTGCGTTTTACCGGCAGGCTGCCGTTCCGCCTGGCCGCGAGCATGCTCGGCAAGGCCACGCCCGGCACCCCGCTGCGGGCAATGGCGCGCGCGGTGGTGCGCGAACTCGCAACGCGGGATCCGCGCAATGTCGAGGCCGCGTTCAACGGAGCCGCTTTGTCTGACCTGCCATCACCCGACGGGTTGGTACGGCTCGACATGCCGACACTGATCCTCGCGTGGCAGAACGATACCGCCCACCCGATCGGGGTGGCGCAAAGGCTGGCCAGCCTGCTGCCCGATGCCACGCTGGTCGTTGCCGAGAATGATGCGGCAATCCGGCGCTGGCCCGAAGAGGTGGCACGCTTTCTCGATTCGATCCGCCGGCAGCGCTCAAAGGCGCGGGCTCGGGTTCGCCGTCGTCAAGTGGCTGGTAATATGCACGCAAGTCCCATCGCTTCGCTGTCCCGGCCTTGA
- the gdhA gene encoding NADP-specific glutamate dehydrogenase, which translates to MTHPLDEKLEPIFQEVIRRNPGEVEFHQAVREVLESLGPVLVKYPEFGEHKIIERICEPERQIIFRVPWQDDRGEVQINRGFRVEVNSALGPYKGGLRFHPSVYLGIIKFLGFEQLFKNALTGMPIGGGKGGSDFDPKGKSDSEIMRFCQSFMTELYRHLGEYTDVPAGDIGVGTREIGYLFGQYKRITNRYESGVLTGKGLDWGGSQARKEATGYGAVLFMDEMLKVRQDTLAGKTCVVSGAGNVAIYAIEKLQELGGKVVACSDSGGYIHDSKGLDLELIKQLKEVERRRIEEYVCHHKHARYVAKGNLWEIPCEVALPCATQNELNGKDATRLVKNGCIAVAEGANMPVTPEGVRNFIKAGIAYGPGKAANAGGVATSALEMQQNASRDVWDFEYTEKKLAVIMKGIHQQCYDTAEEFGTPGNYVNGANIAGFIKVATAMVALGLI; encoded by the coding sequence ATGACGCATCCCCTCGACGAAAAACTCGAACCGATTTTCCAGGAAGTGATCCGGCGCAATCCCGGCGAAGTGGAATTCCATCAAGCGGTCCGCGAGGTGCTGGAATCGCTCGGCCCGGTGCTGGTGAAGTATCCTGAATTCGGCGAGCACAAGATCATCGAGCGCATCTGCGAACCGGAGCGCCAGATCATTTTCCGCGTGCCGTGGCAGGACGACCGCGGCGAGGTGCAGATCAACCGCGGCTTCCGGGTCGAGGTCAACAGCGCATTGGGGCCCTACAAGGGCGGATTGCGCTTCCATCCCTCGGTTTACCTGGGAATCATCAAGTTCCTCGGCTTCGAACAACTCTTCAAGAATGCGCTGACCGGCATGCCGATCGGCGGTGGCAAGGGCGGCTCGGATTTCGATCCCAAGGGTAAATCAGACTCGGAGATCATGCGCTTTTGTCAGAGCTTCATGACCGAGCTGTACCGGCATCTGGGCGAATACACCGACGTGCCAGCCGGAGACATCGGTGTCGGCACGCGCGAGATCGGTTATCTGTTTGGCCAGTACAAGCGCATCACCAACCGCTACGAGTCAGGCGTGCTGACGGGCAAGGGCCTGGACTGGGGTGGCTCCCAGGCGCGCAAGGAAGCCACGGGCTATGGCGCAGTCCTGTTCATGGACGAAATGCTCAAGGTACGACAAGACACGCTGGCGGGTAAAACCTGCGTCGTGTCCGGCGCCGGCAACGTGGCGATCTATGCGATCGAAAAGCTGCAGGAGCTGGGTGGCAAGGTGGTTGCGTGCTCCGATTCGGGTGGTTATATCCACGACAGCAAAGGCCTCGACCTGGAGTTGATCAAGCAGCTCAAGGAAGTCGAGCGGCGGCGGATCGAAGAGTACGTTTGTCATCACAAGCACGCGCGCTACGTTGCCAAGGGCAACCTGTGGGAGATCCCCTGTGAAGTGGCACTGCCGTGCGCCACGCAGAACGAGCTGAATGGCAAGGATGCGACCAGGCTGGTCAAGAATGGCTGTATTGCCGTTGCCGAAGGAGCAAACATGCCAGTCACACCGGAAGGTGTGCGCAACTTCATCAAGGCAGGTATTGCCTATGGCCCAGGCAAAGCCGCCAATGCCGGCGGCGTGGCGACCTCGGCGCTGGAAATGCAGCAAAATGCCAGCCGTGACGTGTGGGATTTTGAATATACCGAGAAGAAACTGGCCGTGATCATGAAGGGGATTCACCAGCAATGCTATGACACGGCGGAAGAATTCGGTACCCCGGGCAACTACGTCAATGGCGCCAATATCGCCGGCTTTATCAAGGTCGCCACGGCCATGGTAGCCCTTGGGCTGATTTGA